One Drosophila yakuba strain Tai18E2 unplaced genomic scaffold, Prin_Dyak_Tai18E2_2.1 Segkk15_quiver_pilon_scaf, whole genome shotgun sequence genomic window carries:
- the LOC6540215 gene encoding histone H2A → MSGRGKGGKVKGKAKSRSNRAGLQFPVGRIHRLLRKGNYAERVGAGAPVYLAAVMEYLAAEVLELAGNAARDNKKTRIIPRHLQLAIRNDEELNKLLSGVTIAQGGVLPNIQAVLLPKKTEKKA, encoded by the coding sequence ATGTCTGGACgtggaaaaggtggcaaagtGAAGGGAAAGGCAAAGTCCCGCTCCAACCGTGCCGGTCTTCAATTCCCTGTGGGCCGTATTCACCGTCTGCTCCGGAAGGGCAACTACGCCGAGCGTGTTGGTGCAGGCGCTCCAGTTTACCTAGCAGCCGTAATGGAATATCTGGCCGCTGAAGTTCTCGAGTTGGCAGGCAATGCTGCTCGTGACAACAAGAAGACTAGAATTATTCCGCGTCATTTACAGCTGGCCATCCGCAACGACGAGGAGTTAAACAAGCTGCTCTCCGGCGTCACTATTGCCCAAGGTGGAGTCTTGCCGAATATTCAGGCTGTTCTGTTGCCCAAAAAGACCGAGAAGAAGGCTTAA
- the LOC120322207 gene encoding histone H2B, producing the protein MPPKTSGKAAKKAGKAQKNITKTDKKKKRKRKESYAIYIYKVLKQVHPDTGISSKAMSIMNSFVNDIFERIAAEASRLAHYNKRSTITSREIQTAVRLLLPGELAKHAVSEGTKAVTKYTSSK; encoded by the coding sequence ATGCCGCCGAAAACTAGTGGAAAGGCAGCCAAGAAGGCTGGCAAGGCTCAGAAGAATATCACCAAGAccgacaagaaaaagaagcgcaaGAGGAAGGAGAGCTATGCCATCTACATTTACAAGGTTCTCAAGCAGGTCCATCCTGACACCGGCATTTCATCTAAGGCGATGAGCATCATGAACAGCTTTGTAAATGATATTTTCGAGCGCATTGCTGCCGAGGCGTCTCGTCTGGCTCACTACAACAAGCGCTCGACCATCACCAGTCGAGAAATCCAAACGGCTGTTCGCCTGCTTCTGCCGGGAGAGTTGGCCAAGCATGCTGTCAGTGAGGGAACCAAGGCTGTCACCAAGTACACCAGCTCCAAATAA